The following are encoded together in the Eriocheir sinensis breed Jianghai 21 chromosome 28, ASM2467909v1, whole genome shotgun sequence genome:
- the LOC127004689 gene encoding protein Mpv17-like → MSSVYKAYARLLKTHPMAVQCLQAGTLMGAGDVTSQMLIERKTFREYEWQRTARFFALGTFLVAPILSRWYGFLDQKLGSRKRISAFKKVALDQGIFAPSFLGVFMCVLGGSQGHSMAQIEQEIKTNYKDILLVNWSVWPAVQIINFSFIPLHHQVLVVQVFALFWNTYLAWKTNKSPTFSESH, encoded by the exons ATGAGCTCTGTCTATAAAGCATACGCTCGCCTCCTGAAGACTCACCCCATGGCAGTGCAGTGTCTTCAGGCAG GCACACTGATGGGAGCTGGAGATGTTACGTCACAGATGCTCATTGAACGCAAGACATTCAGAGAATACGAATGGCAGAGGACAGCACGCTTCTTTGCTCTTGGCACATTTTTGGTT GCTCCGATACTATCCAGATGGTATGGTTTCCTGGACCAGAAGTTGGGTTCTAGGAAGAGGATTTCTGCTTTCAAGAAGGTGGCATTGGATCAAGGAATTTTTGCCCCATCTTTCCTTGGAGTGTTCATGTGCGTGCTAGGGGGTTCTCAAGGTCACTCCATGGcccaaatagaacaagaaataaagacaaactaCAAGGATATTCTTCTTGTGAATTGGAGT gTGTGGCCTGCTGTTCAGATCATCAACTTCTCCTTTATACCCCTCCACCATCAGGTGTTGGTGGTGCAGGTTTTTGCTCTCTTCTGGAACACATACTTGGCATGGAAGACAAATAAGAGCCCTACATTTTCAGAGTCCCACTGA